The DNA segment AGCACATTTTTTAAACAGTAACAACAGCCTGTTAGGCTATCATTATGAGGATTGACCAATTGCATTATATTTCTCAGGCAAGCCGGGAGGGGCACCTGGAAGCCATTGAGCGGGTTTTACTGGCCGGCGGAAAGTGGATACAGTTAAGGGTAAAAAATGAGCCGGAAGCAGTGGTACTGTCACTGGCCATAGCTGCCGCCGCCTTATGCAAAAAGCATGCGGCCAGGCTGATCGTAAACGATTACCCCGAAATTGCCTTAAAGGCAGGTGCAGATGGTGTGCACCTGGGCCTGGACGATATGCCTGTTGCAGCAGCAAGGGCTATACTTGGCCCCGACCTGATCATTGGCGGCACGGCCAATACTTTTGGACAGCTGCAGCAAAGGGTAGCTGAGGGGGCAGATTATATCGGTTTAGGCCCCTACCGCTTTACTACCACCAAACAGAACCTGAGTCCGGTTATTGGCCTGCAGGGCTATGTAAAACTGATGGAGCAGGCGAAAGCAGCCGGGATAGGTACCCCTGTTATTGCCATAGGAGGCATTACAGCGGACGATATCCCTTTACTGATGCAGGCAGGCCTGTATGGGGTAGCTGTTTCGGGAGCATTGAGCCATCCGCAGGATACTTCTGTTGTATTGAACCACATCAACCATTTATTATGTTAAAAATAGCAGATAAAATATTTAGCTCCCGGCTCTTTACCGGCACGGGAAAGTTCAGTTCGGCTCTAGAAATGGAAGCAGCTTTGCTGGCTTCGGGCTCTGAGCTGGTTACGGTAGCCCTGAAAAGGGTTGACCTGAATGCAGGTGATGATGACATCCTGAAGCACCTGAAACATGCGCACATCAACCTGCTGCCCAATACCTCTGGGGTAAGAAATGCCAAAGAAGCAGTTTTTGCAGCACAAATGGCCAGGGAAGCCCTGGAAACCAACTGGGTAAAACTGGAGATCCACCCGGACCCCAAATACCTGATGCCCGACCCTATCGAGACTTTAAAAGCCACAGAAGAACTGGCTAAACTGGGCTTTATTGTTTTGCCTTATGTGCATGCCGACCCGGTATTGTGCAAGCGGCTGGAGGATGCAGGAACTTCGGCAGTTATGCCCCTTGGATCGCCCATAGGCAGTAATAAAGGTTTAAAAACGATAGATTTTCTGGAGATCATCATTGCCCAGAGCAAGGTGCCGGTTATTGTGGACGCAGGAATAGGCGCCCCATCTGATGCGGCAAAAGCGATGGAAATTGGTGCCGATGCGGTACTGGTAAATACGGCAATTGCTGTTGCAGGAAATCCGGGACTGATGGCCGGGGCCTTTAAAATGGCTGTAATGGCAGGCCGGATGGCCTTTGAAGCCAGGCTGGGCAAGGTATCGGCGGGTATGCAGGCCCTTGGCAGCAGTCCGCTTACCTCTTTTCTCGACTAATTTAAAGACCAATAACATGGGTAGTTTCAATGATATTTTTAAAGCCTGCAGCTGGGAAGAAACCAGTAACAGCATTTACGCAAAGACCAGTGCGGATGTGGAACGGGCCCTGGCTTGGGGTACAGCTAAAAGAACGCTGGAAGATTTTAAAGCACTGCTCTCTCCTGCTGCTGCACCTTACCTGGAACAGATGGCCGAAATAAGCCGGCAGCTTACCTTAAAACGCTTTGGGCGGGTGCTGCAAATGTATGTGCCCCTGTACCTTTCCAATGAATGCAACAACATCTGCACGTATTGCGGCTTTAGCTACGACAATAAAGTGAGGCGCAAGACCCTCTCTCCTATAGAGATCATGCAGGAAGTGGCGGCTATTAAAGAAATGGGTTTCGATCATGTATTGCTGGTTACGGGCGAGGCCAGCCAGTCGGTACATACCGCTTATTTTAAACAGGTGCTGGAACTGATCCGTCCGCATTTTGCGCAGATCTCTATGGAAGTTCAGCCTTTAGACCTGGCCGATTACGAAGAGCTACGACCCTATGGTTTAAATACCGTGCTGGTATATCAGGAAACCTATCACCAGGAAGATTATAAAAAGCATCACCCCAGGGG comes from the Pedobacter heparinus DSM 2366 genome and includes:
- a CDS encoding thiazole synthase, which gives rise to MLKIADKIFSSRLFTGTGKFSSALEMEAALLASGSELVTVALKRVDLNAGDDDILKHLKHAHINLLPNTSGVRNAKEAVFAAQMAREALETNWVKLEIHPDPKYLMPDPIETLKATEELAKLGFIVLPYVHADPVLCKRLEDAGTSAVMPLGSPIGSNKGLKTIDFLEIIIAQSKVPVIVDAGIGAPSDAAKAMEIGADAVLVNTAIAVAGNPGLMAGAFKMAVMAGRMAFEARLGKVSAGMQALGSSPLTSFLD
- a CDS encoding thiamine phosphate synthase, whose translation is MRIDQLHYISQASREGHLEAIERVLLAGGKWIQLRVKNEPEAVVLSLAIAAAALCKKHAARLIVNDYPEIALKAGADGVHLGLDDMPVAAARAILGPDLIIGGTANTFGQLQQRVAEGADYIGLGPYRFTTTKQNLSPVIGLQGYVKLMEQAKAAGIGTPVIAIGGITADDIPLLMQAGLYGVAVSGALSHPQDTSVVLNHINHLLC
- the thiH gene encoding 2-iminoacetate synthase ThiH, translated to MGSFNDIFKACSWEETSNSIYAKTSADVERALAWGTAKRTLEDFKALLSPAAAPYLEQMAEISRQLTLKRFGRVLQMYVPLYLSNECNNICTYCGFSYDNKVRRKTLSPIEIMQEVAAIKEMGFDHVLLVTGEASQSVHTAYFKQVLELIRPHFAQISMEVQPLDLADYEELRPYGLNTVLVYQETYHQEDYKKHHPRGKKSNFLYRLETPDRLGQAGIHKIGLGVLIGLEDWRTDSFFTALHLDYLEKTYWQSKYSISFPRLRPFSGGLEPKVAMSDRELVQLICAYRLFNEEVELSISTRESQVFRDNIIKLGITAMSAGSKTNPGGYVVEPASLEQFEISDERSAKEIAAMLAQQGYEAVWKDWDNSLV